The sequence below is a genomic window from Rudanella lutea DSM 19387.
AAACTGGAGGATGGCCGCTTCTGGACCCCCGACATGGCTATGCAAAATCTGGCCCCCTACGCGCAACTTAAACTCGACATCCTGAACAACCTGATTTTGAAAGCGGGTGCCCGTTTCGAGAATATTCGTGTGCGGGTGTCGGACTTTACAACCCTTAAAACCTACAATGCCAGTACGCAGAAATACGATGGCGGTGTGGCCGTGCAGGGGGGCAACCTCCGCTACGAGGCTTTTGTGGGTAATGTGGGTCTCCGCTATGCCGGACTCCGGTTCTTCCAGCCTTTTGTGAGCTATTCGCAAGCCTTTTCGATTAATGAACTGGGCCGGATTCTGCGTACCTCGCAACGGAGCATCGTGTCGCAGCTACCTACCGAACCGATCATCGTGAACAACTACGAAGCCGGCGTTGCGGGCGATGTAGGCCGCTTGTTTCACTACGATCTGGCCTTGTTCCGCAGCCGGTCGGCACTGGGGGCATCGTTCCGGCAAAGTGCCTCGGGTGTGTTCGAGATTGTGCGCTCGCCCGAGAACGTGTGGGGCTACGAGCTGGCTGCTGAGCTGCGACCAACGCGGTTTCTGGCTATTGGGGGTGGGTACGCCTACGTAGAAGGGAAAACCGATGCGAATAACGATGGTACCTACGAAGCTTACCTCGGCAGCGACCGGATTATGGCCCCTAAAACAACGGCGTATGTACGCCTGACTCCGAGCCAACGGTGGAGCCTGACGGTCAATGCACTGCGGTCGGGTGAGCGCAACCGGTTTGCCCCTAACGCGCGCGGCCTGTACACCTACGGGCAGGGACCGGTAACGCCCTACACGCTCGTAAACCTGAATGGCTCATTCAATCTGACAACCAAAACGACCCTGACGCTGGGTATCGAAAACCTGCTCAACGCGGATTATTACCCGGCTATTTCGCAGTGGGCCGCCCGCGATGCCGACTACATCAAAGCCCCCGGTGCCCGCGGAATGCTGACGGTTTCGCACCGGTTTTAACCTTATTGCTCTCTGATTCACTCAATCGTTAAACAACCTGATACCAAAAAGCCCGCTCAACTTGAAGCGGGCTTTTTTTATGAATAAAACGGAGCTGTTTCGGGTATTCGATACGCGCTACTCCTTATGCTTAAACACCTTCACCATGTACACGTTCTGCTGTACCCGCTTGATCTGCTGGGTACGCGGCAGGCGGCTCAGAGCGCTCCGGCGGCTCAGCTTGAGGGGTTGCCCTTTGAGTGAATCGTTGGGAATGGCGCTGATGGCACGGTACAGAAAGTCGGTTTTGATCGCAAACGAAGCCCCTTCGCTCGAAACCTGCTTACCGCTGATAATCCCGATTACGTTGCCACTGCCATCGAGCAGCGGACCACCCGAGTTGCCAGGATTCACGCTGATGGCTACCTGATACGCCGATGAATCGTTGCGGTAGCCGGTGCCACTGCTTACATACCCTTCGCCGTACACAATCTCGTCGCGGGGGAAACCGAGGGTAAACACCCGCTCGCCCAGATCCGACGGGCGTGGGTCAAATCCGTAGGGGACTACCTGACCGGGCCGGAACGTGCTGTCGTCGCGAACACTCAGAATTGCCAGATCGTAGCCTTTATCGGCGTACACAACCCGGGCCTTGTACACATCGCCCGATTGACTCTGCACATAAACGGAATCAGCGCCCTGCACAATATGGTTATTGGTGACCAGATAGCCGTCCGAGTTAAGCAGAAAGCTGGTGCCGGCAATCTGACCGGGGTTGACCGTAATAAGCGATTTCCGGCGGACGCTAAGCCCGTCCAGAATCCGGTTCTGCGATTGCTTAATGGCCTGCACATCCCGACGTAGCATGCTGTACTGCTCCTGCTGTTGGGTGGTGTTGCGGTAATAGCGAACCAAAAACAGGGTCGAGAAGGTAGTTACGATGGCTACAGCCGCGGCTACCGCAAAGGTAGAGCGGTAGGTCTGCCAAAGCTCGCGCACGCGGCCAATCCGCTTTACGGGCGGCTCGGCGTCGGTAGCCAGCATCTGAGCTCGTTGGCGCATCGCATCCATATCGA
It includes:
- a CDS encoding S1C family serine protease; the encoded protein is MNEEKQITDALEQYGRRLVFRERLARAQASVDMDAMRQRAQMLATDAEPPVKRIGRVRELWQTYRSTFAVAAAVAIVTTFSTLFLVRYYRNTTQQQEQYSMLRRDVQAIKQSQNRILDGLSVRRKSLITVNPGQIAGTSFLLNSDGYLVTNNHIVQGADSVYVQSQSGDVYKARVVYADKGYDLAILSVRDDSTFRPGQVVPYGFDPRPSDLGERVFTLGFPRDEIVYGEGYVSSGTGYRNDSSAYQVAISVNPGNSGGPLLDGSGNVIGIISGKQVSSEGASFAIKTDFLYRAISAIPNDSLKGQPLKLSRRSALSRLPRTQQIKRVQQNVYMVKVFKHKE